One stretch of Nicotiana tabacum cultivar K326 chromosome 18, ASM71507v2, whole genome shotgun sequence DNA includes these proteins:
- the LOC107760472 gene encoding norbelladine synthase-like, protein MLGKFSEEVEINAPAIEVWNLYGTLQFAKFVVEKLPHIVEKVELIEGNGGSGSIVLVSLPGNAPYKEKFISIDDEKRVKEVEIVEGGYLDLGFSFYGIKFEVIEKDENLSIVKTTIDFETKDAENIHLTIGNLQALVAIMKATVEYFNQKSK, encoded by the exons ATGTTGGGAAAATTTTCAGAGGAAGTAGAAATAAATGCACCAGCAATTGAAGTGTGGAATCTCTATGGCACTCTTCAATTTGCCAAATTTGTTGTTGAAAAACTCCCACACATAGTTGAAAAAGTTGAGTTGATTGAAGGCAATGGTGGCTCTGGTTCAATCGTGCTAGTTA GTTTACCAGGTAATGCTCcatataaagagaaattcatCTCAATCGATGATGAAAAACGAGTGAAGGAAGTCGAGATTGTTGAAGGTGGATATCTTGATCTAGGGTTCAGTTTCTACGGGATTAAGTTTGAAGTTATAGAAAAGGATGAGAATTTAAGCATCGTGAAAACTACCATTGATTTTGAGACTAAAGATGCTGAAAACATTCATCTTACTATTGGCAATCTCCAAGCTCTCGTTGCCATTATGAAAGCTACTGTTGAATATTTCAACCAGAAGAGCAAGTAA